From Gemmatimonadaceae bacterium, a single genomic window includes:
- the maf gene encoding septum formation inhibitor Maf, producing the protein MSGVRVILASQSPRRRELLGLIGIEHEVRPADIDESHWPDEPPVPHAERLARGKAAKIAVLEPDALVIAADTIVVLDGDLLGKPADRADAMATLGRLSGRTHTVHTAVAVAWRGEVRSGVESVEVTFRRINDATIARYVDTGEPMDKAGAYGIQGYGATIVERVHGDYFAVMGLPVGRMIALLRELGLAYDFGPVSEGR; encoded by the coding sequence ATGAGCGGCGTGCGCGTGATCCTCGCCTCGCAGTCGCCGCGCCGACGCGAGCTGCTTGGGCTCATCGGGATCGAGCATGAAGTGCGCCCGGCCGACATCGACGAGTCGCACTGGCCGGACGAGCCACCGGTGCCGCACGCGGAGCGGCTTGCCCGTGGCAAGGCGGCGAAGATCGCGGTGCTCGAGCCGGACGCGCTCGTCATCGCGGCAGACACGATCGTCGTGCTCGACGGCGACCTGCTCGGCAAACCGGCCGACCGCGCGGACGCGATGGCGACGTTAGGCAGGCTGTCGGGCCGGACGCACACGGTGCACACCGCGGTCGCCGTGGCGTGGCGAGGCGAGGTGCGTTCCGGCGTGGAATCGGTGGAGGTGACCTTCCGCCGCATCAACGACGCGACGATCGCGCGCTACGTCGACACCGGCGAACCGATGGACAAGGCCGGCGCGTACGGCATCCAGGGGTACGGCGCGACGATCGTGGAACGCGTCCACGGCGACTACTTCGCGGTCATGGGTCTCCCGGTGGGCCGGATGATCGCCCTGCTGCGGGAGCTGGGCCTCGCGTACGACTTCGGCCCGGTTTCCGAGGGCCGATAG
- a CDS encoding GNAT family N-acetyltransferase → MSDDAIGPVRLRAAGSDDLGAVRELLNASHLITDGLEDQFGPAYVVADCAGRVVGAEGIERYERAGLLRSAVVDERFRGRGLGDELTRDRLAWARTEGLEEVWLLTTTASEFFPRFGFAAADRAAAPSALQQSVEFREACPASAVAMRLRLT, encoded by the coding sequence GTGAGCGACGACGCGATCGGACCCGTGCGGCTGCGCGCCGCCGGCTCCGATGACCTGGGAGCGGTGCGCGAGCTGCTGAACGCGTCGCACCTGATCACTGACGGCCTGGAGGATCAGTTCGGTCCGGCGTACGTCGTCGCCGACTGCGCGGGTCGCGTCGTCGGGGCCGAAGGCATCGAGCGCTACGAGCGCGCAGGTCTGCTCCGCTCCGCGGTCGTGGACGAGCGCTTCCGTGGCCGGGGCCTGGGTGATGAACTCACGCGCGATCGACTCGCGTGGGCCAGGACCGAGGGGCTGGAAGAAGTCTGGCTTCTGACGACGACGGCGTCGGAATTCTTTCCGCGTTTCGGGTTCGCGGCGGCGGATCGAGCCGCGGCACCGAGCGCGTTGCAGCAGTCCGTCGAGTTCCGCGAGGCATGCCCGGCGAGCGCCGTTGCCATGCGCCTGCGGTTGACATGA
- a CDS encoding D-tyrosyl-tRNA(Tyr) deacylase, which translates to MRALIQRVSRGSVDVRDGDSTRRTGEITRGFVVLVGFTHGDTDAHVQWMADKIVGLRVFEDGDGKMNLALADVGGSVLVVSQFTLYGDVQKGRRPSFIDAARPEVAIPLYERFLAMLRARGMTVAAGEFGASMAVELANDGPVTLWLER; encoded by the coding sequence ATGCGAGCCCTGATTCAACGTGTGTCGCGCGGGAGCGTGGACGTGCGGGATGGCGACTCCACGCGGCGTACCGGCGAAATCACGCGCGGGTTCGTGGTCCTGGTGGGCTTCACGCATGGCGACACCGACGCACACGTGCAGTGGATGGCCGACAAGATCGTCGGGCTGCGCGTCTTCGAGGATGGCGATGGCAAAATGAACCTTGCCCTCGCCGACGTGGGCGGTTCGGTCCTCGTCGTCTCGCAGTTCACCTTGTATGGAGACGTGCAGAAGGGGCGCCGACCCTCGTTCATCGACGCGGCGCGCCCCGAGGTGGCGATCCCCCTCTACGAGCGGTTCCTCGCGATGCTCCGTGCGCGCGGCATGACCGTCGCGGCCGGGGAGTTCGGGGCATCGATGGCGGTCGAACTCGCAAACGACGGACCCGTCACGCTGTGGCTCGAGCGATGA
- a CDS encoding winged helix-turn-helix transcriptional regulator, whose amino-acid sequence MTRTLDLLERKPGVRCCDASARPTLTFDEATSIAADFDMLAHPVRLQLLDVLARNEGRVCVCDLESAVPVKQPTVSHHLRLLREAGLVESERIGVWAHYRVNRERLAGMRQRLVDRLKDLT is encoded by the coding sequence ATGACCAGAACCCTGGACCTGCTGGAACGAAAGCCCGGTGTCCGCTGCTGCGATGCCAGCGCGCGACCCACGTTGACGTTCGATGAGGCTACGTCGATCGCGGCCGACTTCGACATGCTCGCGCATCCCGTGCGGTTGCAGCTGCTGGATGTGCTCGCCCGAAACGAAGGGCGGGTCTGCGTGTGCGACCTGGAGTCCGCCGTCCCGGTGAAGCAACCGACGGTCTCCCATCACCTCCGGCTGCTTCGTGAGGCTGGGCTCGTGGAATCGGAGCGCATCGGTGTGTGGGCCCACTACCGCGTGAATCGCGAGCGCCTCGCTGGCATGCGCCAGCGACTGGTGGATCGCCTGAAGGACCTGACCTGA
- a CDS encoding arsenite methyltransferase: protein MTKERSCCGPTCCGDDAPSAITVATPALAATPPDKGETVRAIVRERYTSAAERAAEGHQASCGCGTTCAAPDAQVWDPITVDLYEQGQLEGIPAEALLASLGCGNPTALAELQTGERVLDLGSGGGIDVLLSARRVGPSGKAYGLDMTDAMLALARQNQQRSGLTNVEFLRGEIENIPLPSKSIDVVISNCVVNLSADKPRVLREAFRVLAPGGRFAISDIVLTGDLPPQVRESVALFTGCVSGALTEDEYVAHLGAAGFGEISIEPTRVYERGDAQALLEAAGLPLDPLLDQVTGRVMSAFVRAKRPIGS, encoded by the coding sequence ATGACGAAGGAACGAAGCTGTTGTGGTCCGACGTGCTGCGGCGACGATGCGCCGAGCGCGATCACCGTGGCAACGCCGGCGCTTGCGGCAACGCCGCCTGACAAGGGCGAGACCGTGCGCGCCATCGTTCGGGAGCGCTACACATCGGCAGCGGAGCGCGCCGCCGAGGGTCATCAGGCGAGCTGCGGCTGCGGCACGACGTGCGCCGCGCCGGACGCGCAGGTGTGGGATCCCATCACGGTGGACCTGTACGAGCAGGGGCAGTTGGAGGGCATCCCCGCCGAGGCGCTGCTCGCGTCGCTTGGCTGCGGGAATCCCACGGCACTGGCCGAACTCCAGACCGGTGAACGCGTGCTCGACCTCGGCTCTGGTGGCGGCATCGACGTCCTGCTCTCGGCGCGTCGCGTGGGTCCGTCGGGCAAGGCGTACGGACTCGACATGACCGATGCGATGCTGGCGCTGGCCCGCCAGAACCAGCAACGCAGCGGCCTGACCAACGTCGAATTCCTGCGAGGAGAGATCGAGAACATTCCGCTGCCGTCGAAGAGCATCGACGTGGTCATCAGCAATTGCGTGGTGAACCTGTCGGCGGACAAGCCTCGCGTGCTGCGGGAGGCGTTCCGTGTGCTCGCGCCCGGCGGTCGCTTTGCGATCTCCGATATCGTGCTGACCGGAGACCTTCCGCCGCAGGTACGTGAGAGCGTCGCGCTGTTCACCGGGTGCGTGAGCGGTGCGCTGACCGAAGACGAGTACGTGGCGCACCTTGGCGCGGCCGGGTTCGGAGAGATTTCCATCGAACCGACGCGCGTGTACGAGCGTGGCGACGCGCAGGCATTGCTGGAGGCGGCGGGGTTGCCGCTGGATCCGCTGCTCGATCAGGTGACGGGCCGGGTGATGAGCGCCTTCGTGCGCGCAAAGCGGCCGATCGGGTCGTAG